CAAGATGAAACAGGAAAACCTGATCGCCCGGGAATGTTCATGGCATGGCGCTGTGAACACACCAGCCTGCCAGTGTGTTGCCCGCTGCTTTCCGGCACCCGGGGAAGAATCCCGCTGCCCTGGTGTTGACCAGTGCAACCGTGACCTGGCCAACCGTATTCGTTATGCCAACCAACCAAAGGAGAGAAAAAAGTGAGTTGTATGCCAGCGATAAACCTGAATGACCTGCAGCCGGATCCGGCCTACCTGACCGGGCAGACCCAGCGCCGGGAACGTATCCATATCGGCAACATCGATATTGATCCCTGCACTGGCTGCCAGCACAACCGGGAATGCATGACAGGCCAGCAGGCTTGCCAGCAATTTTGCAACTATGTCCAGGGGCGCGACTGGACAGGGATAGAGCGACAGCCGTCGTCATTCTTTTATAAGCGCCTGAACTTGAGCAATTGAAAATAACCACAGGAGAAAAACCATGGGAACTCAAATGAAGCAGCTGAACCAGCCAGTCACCGCAGTGCAATACTTCAACTCCGTTGCTGCCCTGGTAAAAGTCGCGCAGCTGGACACTTCCGGCTCCCGCGCCGCAGCACAGGTTCTGTTAAGTGCCTATAACGGCTCGGAATGGCAGCTGAACGTAACCGACCTTTGTCATCTGGATCAGCTAAATATGTTTCACGCCATGACGGTTATACAGGGTCGGGCGAGTTTGATGCGTGAACCACAGGAAGGTATCGAAAACGGTGATGACATTTTTATGGATCTCTGGAAGCGGTGGGAGCGTTACAACATCAACAACCGTCACCTGAGAACTTGCCGGGAGTGTTATGGCACTGGGGAAGTGTACGCGAACCATGATGATGAAAATGATTACACCACCAAAACATGCCCATACTGCGGGGGCAAGGGCTACTGCTAAAAAACGAACACCCGAAATTCCAATGATTATAGAAGGTGATAAATCGTGACTTATGTGAATACCAGAGTGCTGAAAAAATATGCAGAATTCAGGGGCTTCCTGCTGAGAACCGGCACCATTGCAAAAGCGGATGGTGGGCAGATCGTCTGGCTACTGAAGGGGTTGAATACACCGGAACTGGTGTTTGATACCGCCTGGGATGTGCTGGAAGGTCTGGACTGGTTGCGGGAAAACCGGGACGAAGCCTGCAGGCTATTAAGGAAGAGGCGAAAGAACCGAGAAGACCGGGCTGCTGCTGTCGGGCAGGACAGCAGCGCCGTCTGGATTGAGCATTGTTAAGCACTTGAGACAGACCCGGCTCGTTTATTTTAGCGGGTCGGTTCAATTTTCGCTATGAGGAGTCGTATCGATGACTTTAAGTATGAAATCGACCTTTGCGTGTAAGGATTCAAATTCGCCCGGCATTCCTTCGAGAATGTTCTCCAGGTCAAACGATAACTGGATGCGTCGCAGTAATTCGGCATTAACGGAAAGCCCGTTTTTATTAGCTGATGTTCGCACCCTCTCATCCAGAGCAGGGGAAATCCGCAAGTGAAACTGCGGGTAAGAACGGCTCAATAGTCAGCTCTCCATATACCACATTGGTAGCACTATGCTACTAAGCCGTTATACAATTGCTGTAGTACCACATTGGTATATTGTCAGGAGAATTAAATGCAGGAGCGTAACTATGACCAGATGCACATACGTCTGGCGAAGTCATTAAAACAGCGGGTTGAGCAAGCGGCAGAACGCGAGGAGCGCAGTCTCAACAGCTGGGTTGTTTTAGCCATCAAGGAGAAGTTGAAGCGTGACAAGACTCAACAAAACACAGACTGACTGGCTCAGTCATGCCACACCAAAGGAGAGAGATATGTTTCTGGCTGCCGGGGAGGCCGGAGCCATTGAGCTAATGGGCTTTGACGGGGAGATCAAAGTATTTGCGCCTACCATTCGCGGGCAGATTATTGGTGAGCCAAAGACCTGCCGGAAAGAAGCCGAGAGCCATGCCCGTCATCGTCTGGGGCCATTACAGGCAAGGGCTTTGCTGTATGGCACCCGACTGGATGAGCATGCCCTGGGCATTGACGGCTGGAACGGCAAATCCCACGGGCAGGCGAAAGAGGAGCAGCTCCAGCTCGGACAGATTATTCATCTTGGCTCAGTGCTGGCTCAGTACGAAGACCGGCTGGATCGGGAGTTAGAAAGGACGCTGACCGGTATTACCGGGCAAAACCGCGTCCAGCTGGAGCATCACTTGCCACTCTGGTTGCTGGATCCGGAAGAGGAAGACCCGGAAACCGGCTCCAAGGCATTTCTGGAAGCCTGTGCCAGAGACCAGTCGTATGGCCTTTTGGTAGAAGCCATTACGCCGGTTCCGCAAGTGTTTCTGGATGACTACAAGGTCAGCGTAGGCGACTGGAGCTATACCGCCCGTTACTGGTTTTACGATGAAACCATCGAGCGAATCTGGGAGCAGGCTCGGGCTTGGCGAGTGGCTTATATGGATCGGAAGCGTCAGGAAGCGATGCAATAGGAAGGAAGGGCTGCGCCCTTCCTCTTAAAAAAAATTAATAGGAGTTGAACATGCTGAAGTTAACCAAAAATCAAAGCACCTGGTTCGAGAATGCAACAGACCAGGAACAAAAAGCCTTCATGAGAAAAGGCCCAGCAGAAGTAGCACAGTTCTTTAATATCAAGACTGAAAAAGAATCTTTTGCTCCTGCTGTCAGAGGTGTTCGGATTGCAGGAACAACAGAGGATATTAATAAGGCGCAAAAATACGCTGAAGAGTTTCTGGATAAATTACAGCAAGAAGACCTGCCTGTTCTGGATGAGTATTCCCTTGGAATTGATGGCAGCTCTGTTACACAAGCTGAAACTTGCTATGAGAAAGACCTGCGAATAGAAGGAGTACTTCACCTCGGTTCACTGTTGGCAACCGACGCATTTGAAGGCCGTTGCTTGGAAAACCTGCACGACGAATTTATTGATATTCTGATTTCTGAAAGTATTGAGATTGAAGAATCAATGAAGCCTTTACGCCCGAGTTTTGATGATGAAGAACTCAACGATGATGTTGGTAGTCTAGTAGCAGATTTTCTGCTCTCACATAACTTTCAGGGCTTTGCTGTATATATCTCCTGCCCAGTAAAAAAATACCATTCTGACACATCAGCTAGTTACAGCTGGGGCTGGAAACGCACTTCATGGGTTTATGGTGAATCTTTTGAAGAGGCATTCAAGAACGCTACAGCCTGGGCTGATCGAATGAAGCAAATCGATCTGGATAAGTTCAAGGCCAAGCAGGAAGAAACTGAAACAAATTAATGGAGGGGCTTATGCCCTTCCTAATTAAAAGAAGGAAATAAAAATGATTAAAGCTGAATCTTGCAATCTTTTTAGCACCAATCGGAACGGAATAAAAACCGAGCCTTTTAAAAATTATTGGATTAGCTGCGTTAAGCCTAAAGATGCAGGTGAAAATTGGCTGGGTGAAGAAATCAAAGAGCCGGTTCTGGCATCAAGAATTAGAAATATGTGGCATGACCAAAAAGGCCGCTTAATTTCTTATGACCAGTTTGTAACAGAGGCAATACCTGCAAATTAAACCAAATATCTGATGGAGCGCCAGCTCCATCAGGGAGGAAGCATGACAATATTAGAATATGGAACAAGAATACTGGCCGGATTAGTTCTGGCCATAGTTTCCACCGCAGCTCTGGTTCTGGCCCTTGCCGGAATGGTTTCATCACCCGTCGAGCAGGGCATGGCTATCGCTGCCGGAGTGGCTCTGCAAATCTGCCTTTACCTGTTTGCCAGAAACAAAAAAGACCAGTGGCTCTCCTGGGTGTTGCTGGTTGTTTCAGTATTGGCAACCGCTGCATTTATGGAATATGCCTGGCAGCAGCAACGGGCTGGAACAGTACAGCAACAGCAGAGTGCAACGGCTGATAATTATGTGGCGCAGCAGCTGAAGCAGCAGATCGACGACATTAACCGGCAGATGGCTATCCGGCTGAATGTTTCCGAGCGTGACACCAGTGGCAACTTTCGCACCCGGGGAATTAACCAGTTGGATGATGAAGTCTCCGACCTGACCGAAGAGCGTAACCAGCTGTTAAGCCAGTTACAGGAGATTGAAACAGCCAGCGCAACAGCGCCAGCTGGCAGCATGGATGCAGTTGTCGGAAATGCGCCCTGGTTGATTCGCCTGGTAGTGTTTCTGGCTCTGTCGTTATTGCTGGATTACTGCACCATCCGGTGTCTGTCCACACCGATGCCTGAAAGGGCGAAGAAAAAGAAACTGGAAGATACAGAAGAGAAGAAAAGTGCCAGTACCGAGGCCGCGAAACCTGAAACGGTACTGGCAGAGGCTGATTCTGAAAATGCCGACCATCCAGTGGAGGACAAACCAGAACCAACTGAGGAAACCATATCCGAAACCACCATCCAGCCGCAAGCGTTACAAATCGACGAAACGGTGCAACGAATCGCGCAACGGGTACGCAACGGCGAATACGGCACCCAGCCTGTAGTGAGAAAAATCATAGATGCTGAGGGAGTCCGACACCCGGTAGTAAAACAAGCCTTTGACCTGTTACAGACCGAAGGCGTACTGGTGAAAAACGGACAACGCTTTGAACTGATGAAGGCAGCCTGATCATGGAGCAGATAAACACCGCCACCGAAAGCAATATCAACCAGCTGGCGCTGTTGGAGTTATCAATGGAATTGAAAGCCTTGCAACGGCAGAGACCCAGAACTCCGGAAGATCACCGGAACCGCAGAGAACAAATTACTGCAATCGGTGAATTGATTAGTTTCATTAACTATGTGGAGAATAATAATGAGCACTGAAATTTTAAAATCAAAAGCTCTGTATTCTAAAGAGTGGGGAGAGCTGGTTATCCAGATTGTTCATTACAAAACTAAAGGGATGTATGAAATACAATTCTCTTTTAATTGCGATGGTGAGCAAACAACAATGCTCTGCGAATTATATAAAGATGATGAGCAGGGATTAGAATGGATTAATAAAGCGTTTGCTGATTATGATCTGGGGTATGCTGAATATACTGCTGCTTGCTCTTATCAGGCCGGATTAATCCAAGAATACGACCCAAACTGTATACCAGTACTCTGATAGGAGAATGAAATGAAATTATCTATCGAAGCGCAGAAAGAATTAAATACAATGAATGCAATGCAGCATGAAAAAACAGGCTATGGTATTCCTCAAGCAAATCAGCTGGTGCAATGTCCTGAATGCAAAGAGCACATTGAAGTTTGCGATGCCGTTCTTGTCAGTGGGAAAGAATATTGCGATGGCTGTGCTGAGTTTATTCAAGAATGGCTGAAACAGTTTGAAAGATTCATCGACACAGATACTGAGTACCTTGAATTCGAAAAGGTAAAGGTTGGCGACAATGTCGAGGCACGTGCGTATGTAAGAAATAAAACACAGGGTGACACTCCCTAATGAACTTTCCGGTAGTAAAAGCGCATAACCAGAAACCATAGAGAGTAAAAGCCGGGTTAATCCCGGCTTTTACTTATGGCTGAAAAAAGCTCCTGCTGCTGCACCCGGCTCATCCGCTGAATTTTCTCCATCATGGCCGGATCAAAGTCCAGCCTGGAAGGCGACAGTGTATGGCTAAAAGTCTGGTGAACGGCAAAGGTATGACCACACTCCGGATTGTTACAGGTGCAGTACAACACCTTAAAATCTGCTGACTCTTCCACGCTATCCTGTATCGTTGCCAGGTCATTGCACCGGTTGCACTTTGTCCGAACACTCATATCCAACCCCGAATCCATATAAAAGTAACCTATACGTCAATTATGCAACCTTTACGATTCAAGTAAAGGAGAAGAAAAAGAGACCCGACCCCATTCCGGCAGCCAATCATTAATAGTCTCCAGCTGTTCCCGAATCGGGATAATTTCGTTTTTCTCGTAGATGGGATCCACCTTGGAGATGTCGCCAAAGTTGGAGTTACCCGAAGGAAGGACTGCCGCCAGTGCCGCTGGTTGTCGGTGGGCAGCGATAATGTCATCCCTTGAAATATTCTTGATTTTTTCCAGCTCATCCTTGGTGCTGAAGTCACCTACCGGCAGGATCTGGATATCCTTCTCCCTGCCGTTGGGGATATGCAGGAACATATTGCGGAAATTACCCAGCCCCCTGGAGCCTTTGATCGCCTGTTTAATAGACTTTTGATCATCGCCAGACAGGCCTGCACTGGAGCTGTAAAAGATATAGCCCACATGGGCACCATTCAGGTAATACTTGCGCCGGAACAGGGTAGCGTCTTCATTCAGCAACATGGACTGGATCGCCCCCAGGTACCAGGGCACTCCATAAATAGTCTGGTTCACATCGTAGTTTTTAATATGCACCACTTCACCCAGCCGGAACTTGATCAGCTGGCCTCTGCGATTCAGCATTCCATAGCGCCCTGGCTCTTTCAGCTTCCGCATATTTATGGCTGGCAGGTGTCGCACATCCACCGTCTCACCAAAGCCATTGCGGATCCGCTGGAAATAGCAGTTTAGAAACACGTTGTAATCGGTGGCGGCTGCATACATTACACGACGTTTCAACACTTCCGAGCCTTCAAAGCCGCGCATCACCACATTGGTTTTAAATTCCAGAATCGGGCCATGGTAGGCATTAGCTCGCAAGAGTCGCGCCAGTCCCTGCAGGGATACCGGAGGCTGATAGTATTCCCCGTTATGGTCAAGGAAGACCCCGGCATAGTCATTGAAGTGACCATCCAGCACTGGCTCCGGATCGCCGAAGGTAAATGCGGAGACATCGCCCATTTCCGGGTTATGGGGTAACTGTTCAGTATTATCACTATTGCAATCAGTATTATTAGTATCGTATTCGGTATTACTGGTATTGACGGTTTGTTTGTTTTTTCGCCCTCTGCGGGTATTTTTCCTGCTCATACTCAATCTCTCCGTTGTTACCCGAAGGCCAGAACGCTTCTGCTCTGCTGGCCGCTGTCCAGAGGTTCATTAATTAATGCATGCATGATCGACCAGGCCACATCGGCATGGCCGGTGGTATTGGTTCGACCTGCGGAATAAGTCATCTGGCCACTGCCGGTGGAAACCTGCCGAATGGTCAGGAAAGCATGGCCAACATCGTTCCAGTCAGCCGGATATTCCAGCCTGCCCGCTTCAATAACCCCCTTGGTTTTCTGTACCAACAGAGTTTTAGTGGGAATGCTGTAATGGATAGGCGTAGCCAGTGGGAAGAAGTTTTTAACGATATCAATTACACCGGTACCAGGGCCGGTGGTATCAATGCCTATATATTGGAAATTGTATTTCTGGGTCAGTTCTTTGATTCGTTCTGCCTGGAAAATATAGGATTGATCTTTCCAGTGGTGTTTTTCTAGAACCCGGAACTTGCCTTCAGGTACCAGAGGCGGAGCCACCACAACAAAAGTCGCATCATCCCTGTGGCGGCTTGGGTCATAACCACCCCAGACCGGATAATTACCAATAGGCCGCGCCGCTTTCGGATCAAAGTCGAGCCAGTCTTCCGGATCCACACCGCAGACTTCCAGATCAGCCAGCCGGAATACACCCATGGTGTCGTCCACAAACTCACACATAAACAG
Above is a window of Endozoicomonas montiporae CL-33 DNA encoding:
- a CDS encoding phage portal protein; the encoded protein is MSRKNTRRGRKNKQTVNTSNTEYDTNNTDCNSDNTEQLPHNPEMGDVSAFTFGDPEPVLDGHFNDYAGVFLDHNGEYYQPPVSLQGLARLLRANAYHGPILEFKTNVVMRGFEGSEVLKRRVMYAAATDYNVFLNCYFQRIRNGFGETVDVRHLPAINMRKLKEPGRYGMLNRRGQLIKFRLGEVVHIKNYDVNQTIYGVPWYLGAIQSMLLNEDATLFRRKYYLNGAHVGYIFYSSSAGLSGDDQKSIKQAIKGSRGLGNFRNMFLHIPNGREKDIQILPVGDFSTKDELEKIKNISRDDIIAAHRQPAALAAVLPSGNSNFGDISKVDPIYEKNEIIPIREQLETINDWLPEWGRVSFSSPLLES
- a CDS encoding ogr/Delta-like zinc finger family protein produces the protein MSVRTKCNRCNDLATIQDSVEESADFKVLYCTCNNPECGHTFAVHQTFSHTLSPSRLDFDPAMMEKIQRMSRVQQQELFSAISKSRD
- a CDS encoding toxin-antitoxin system HicB family antitoxin; protein product: MQERNYDQMHIRLAKSLKQRVEQAAEREERSLNSWVVLAIKEKLKRDKTQQNTD
- a CDS encoding Arc family DNA-binding protein is translated as MSRSYPQFHLRISPALDERVRTSANKNGLSVNAELLRRIQLSFDLENILEGMPGEFESLHAKVDFILKVIDTTPHSEN
- a CDS encoding DUF7673 family protein, producing MGTQMKQLNQPVTAVQYFNSVAALVKVAQLDTSGSRAAAQVLLSAYNGSEWQLNVTDLCHLDQLNMFHAMTVIQGRASLMREPQEGIENGDDIFMDLWKRWERYNINNRHLRTCRECYGTGEVYANHDDENDYTTKTCPYCGGKGYC